A stretch of the Clostridiales bacterium genome encodes the following:
- a CDS encoding class I SAM-dependent methyltransferase: protein MNKLDHYRQYFTKEYLMGPNSFRLLEELLRRNPFETRFDRTLDLGCGMALTSVFLANETPAKSVYAFDLWVNATDNLKRIRSLSLEDRIVPIHGDAMDMPFAQDWFDAIVSVDSYHYFGCREGIFAEKILPFVRQDGTVMIAVPGLREEPQGEMRTLFETWAEGDDSLCFRTAAWWKALLEKECGDRCDIAVLEAECGDAAWEYWFNTGHPYGIRDREFLSRGLDRFLNFPLIYVRKKS from the coding sequence ATGAATAAACTGGATCACTACCGCCAGTACTTCACCAAAGAATACCTGATGGGACCCAATTCGTTCCGCCTGCTGGAGGAACTGCTTCGCCGGAACCCTTTTGAGACCCGCTTTGACCGGACGCTCGACCTGGGCTGCGGCATGGCCCTGACCTCCGTTTTCCTGGCGAATGAAACCCCCGCGAAATCCGTCTATGCCTTTGACCTCTGGGTCAACGCAACGGATAACCTGAAGCGGATCCGGTCCCTTTCCCTGGAGGACCGGATTGTCCCGATCCACGGCGACGCGATGGATATGCCCTTTGCGCAGGACTGGTTTGACGCAATCGTCAGCGTGGATTCCTATCACTACTTTGGCTGCCGGGAGGGCATATTCGCAGAAAAAATCCTGCCGTTTGTCCGGCAGGATGGTACGGTCATGATCGCGGTCCCCGGTCTCCGGGAGGAGCCGCAGGGAGAAATGCGTACGCTCTTTGAAACCTGGGCGGAAGGCGATGATTCCCTGTGTTTCAGAACCGCCGCCTGGTGGAAAGCGCTGCTGGAAAAGGAATGCGGAGACCGGTGCGACATTGCGGTCCTGGAGGCGGAATGCGGTGACGCGGCCTGGGAGTACTGGTTCAATACCGGCCATCCATACGGCATCCGGGACCGGGAATTCCTGTCCCGGGGCCTGGACCGGTTCCTGAACTTCCCCCTCATCTATGTCCGAAAGAAAAGCTGA